In Mycobacterium sp. Aquia_213, the sequence TCGCGATCGCGGTGACCGCGGAGACCCTGAAAAGGCTTGGCGACCTTTATGATTCGGTGAGAGACCGCGGCGTGTACTTCCACACGCACCTCAACGAGAACGACCGCCCGGGCACCGGCGAAGTCGACACGACCAAGCAGATCTATCAGGTCGACTCGTACCTGGACACCTACGACGGCAAGTTTCTGCCCGGCTCGAAAGTCGGCGGCCCGACCATGCTCGGGCGGCGCAGCGTGCTGGCGCACGCGGTGCACTGCCAGGACACCGAACTGCAGCGGATGTCGGAGACGGGCACGTCCATCGCGCACTGCCCGGTGTCGCAACAGTTCCTCGGGTCCGGCACCATGCCGTGGCTGCGGACGGTCGCTTCCGGGGTAAACATCGCTGCCGGAACGGATTTCGGCGGCGGGGACGAGTGGCCGATCCCGCAGGTGCTCGCGACGGCCTTCAAGGCGCACATCTCCGAGCCCGGCGACGCGGGCGTGTCGATGCATCCGGCCGAGATGCTCTTCATCGGAACACTCGGCGGCGCGCGCGCACTCGACATGGAGGACCGGTTCGGCAACTTCGACGTCGGCAAGGAGGCCGACTTCGTCGTCATCGACCCGAACCGCACGCCGGCGCTGAAGGCCGTGATCACCGACGGCGTGCGATCCGACGACCCCGCCATGGCCCGCGACCAGACGCTGTTCGGCTTGCTGATGCGAACGCGTGAGACGTCCATCGCCGGCACCTACGTGCAGGGCCGCCGGCTGTAACCCTCACCGGGCCTAGCCCTTTCGTCGCAGCGTCCAGGCCGGTATCCAGTGCGTCACGGTTTTCTGCTTGGACCCGTACACGATTGGATAGGTGACCAGCCCCCACCAGTCGCCCTGCTCGCACAGACCCCAGCAGCTCAACCGCCCCTCGACGACCTTGTGCAGCTGCAGCCCGTTGGGCTGATACCGGCCGGAGCGATGCGGCTCGCGCGGGAAGAGCACCGTCAGGTCGATCAGCACCGCGATCGGCGGACGCACCACCCGAAACGGGTCGCGGACCGGCTGGCCGTTGTACCCGATCGACGCGAGCGGCCTCATTGTTCGATCATACGTTCGAAAGATGAAGGTCTGGTCAAGTCCGGTCGATTGTCCCTCGGCGGCCCGGGCGACTCGATATAGTTCGCCTCGCAACCGACCGATACGACGGGGGAGATCCGCATGAAGAGGGTTATCGCTGCCGGCTTACTGGCCTTGGGCGGGCTGATGACCACTGCGGTGGGTGTGGCCAATGCCGATGAAATTCAGGTCGACGGCGTCTACTCGACCCTGGGCGCGTGCGAAGCCGACGGCCCCCACGTCGAGATCACCCAGAACGACCACTTGTACACGCACTGGGACTGCCGCCAGCACGGCGACGGCCTGTACTACCTGTACCTGACCAACTAGCAGGCGCGCCCGGGGAGAGTCCGGGTTTGCTTCTGGCACCATAACGGTGTGTCAGGGCGTCGCGTGCTGGACCCGCTGATCGTCGGAGTACTAGCCACCGCGGTAAGTCTTGTCGGCGCTGGCCGCCCCTCGTTCTGGTACGACGAGGCCGCGACCATTTCGGCCGCCTACAGTCGTTCCCTCGGCCAGCTTTGGCAGATGCTGCGCAACGTCGACGCCGTCCATGGCTTGTACTACCTGCTCATGCACGGCTGGTTCCAGCTGTTCGCACCCACCGAGTTCTGGTCTCGTGCGCCAAGCGGTCTGGCCGTCGGAGGCGCCGCGGCCGGCGTCGTGGTGCTGGGCAACCAGTTCTCCTCTCGCACCGTGGCGCTGGCCGCCGGGGTCATCTGCGCGGTCTTGCCGCGTGCGACGTGGGCGGGCATCGAGGCTCGCCCATACGCCGTTTCGATGATGGCCGCGGTATGGCTGACGGTTTTGTTCGTCTATGCCACGCGTCGCAGCAACGCCTGGGTTTGGGCGGCTTACGGTGTCGCTCAAGCGGTTTCGGTCGTGTTCGATGTGTACCTTGTGCTGCTGGTGCTGGTGCACTTCGTGTTTGTCTGCGTCTTCCTGCGCAGCCGAGCCGTGGTGACCGGCTTTGTCGTCACGTCGGTGCTGGCGAGTGGTGCCGTGGCGCCGTTTCTGTTCGTGGCCGCGGGGCAGGTGCACCAGATCAGTTGGGTCGCACCGATCGGGCACCGAACGATCGAGGATGTGACGGTTCAGCAATACTTCGAGCGCAGCCCACCGTTCGCGGTGTTGTCGGCACTTGTGATCGCGCTGGCAATTGCCATGTGGCGCTGGACTTCCACGAAACTCGTTGCGGCAGATCGGCAATTGCTGATCTTGGCGGTCGCCTGGCTGGTGATACCGACCGCGCTGATCGTGGCGTGGTCGGCGTTCTTTCACCCGATCTACACGCCGCGCTACCTGTGCTTCACCGCGCCCGGGATCGCGCTGGTCCTGGGTGTCTGCGTGGGCGCGCTGGCAGCCAAACCGTGGGTGGCGGCGGCGATTGTTGGCCTCTTCGCGGTTGCGGCTACACCGAATTACCTACGGGCGCAACATAATCCGTATGCAAAGTACGGCATGGACTACAGCCAGGTGGCGGACCTGATCACCGCCCAGGCGGCGCCGGGTGATTGCCTGCTGATTAACGACACTGTGACGTTTATGCCCGCACCGATGCGGCCCTTGATGGCGGCGCGCCCCGATGCCTACCGGAAGCTGGTCGACCTCACCCTGTGGCAACGGGCAACGGAGCGCCGCGACGTCTTCGACACCAACCTCATCCCGGAGGTCGTCGCCCAACCGCTAAGCCAGTGTCGCGTGGTGTGGATCATCACCCAGGCCGACGAGTCGATGCCCGCCCACGAGCAGGGTTCGGCGCTGCCGCCCGGCCCGCGCTACGGCGCCACACCGGCCTTCGCGGTCCCGCACGACCTGGGCTTCCGGCTCGTCGAGCGCTGGCAGTTCAACCTGGTTCAGGTGTTCAAGGCGCAGCGGTAGCTACCAGATACGGATGTAGTCGACGAGCATCGACGCCGGGAAGACACCCGCGGCGGGATCACCGGCGCCGACGCCGCCGACGGCCAGCGTGAACATCGGCGTCATCCAGTAGCCGGGAATGTTGAACGGCCACCGCATGTCTTCCGGCGGGTTGCCGGCGACGTGAATGGGTTTGTTGGGGACCTTGAAGTACTCGGACCCGTCGCGGGAGAACTCGAATCCCTTTTCACCCCAATACATCCGCCAGGTGTGCCAGTCACCGTCGACCAGACCGGGGATCGATTTGCCTTCCCAGGTCTTCCCGTTGGACGCCGCGTGGACCGTGGTACCAGGGGCCCACGCGCCGTTGCCGTACCACTCGAAAATGTCGACCTCGCCGTCCGGCAGCGGATCCTCGTTGACTCCCCAGAACGACGGCCACAGGCCGGGGGTCAGGCAGTCGAGTTTGATCTTTGCTTCCCAGGTCTGGTTGATCATGCTGCGGAAGTTGCCGCGCAGCTTGCCGCTGTAGTAGGCGTTGCCCAGCAGGTCGTGGGTGGCGCGCAGGACGAGGTTGGAGTGGCCGTCCTGGAATACGTTTTGGGGGTCGGCGCGGTAAATCCCCTCGACCGGCGGGAAGACGTCGTCCTGCCAGGTCTGGATGGTCCATTTGGCCGGATCGGGCAGCGAGCCCGCGGGCCCGTCGAACTCGTCGGCAAAGATGTACCCACCCGGCCCGGCAGCCGGTGCGGCCGGCGCGGAGGGGGACGCCAACGCTTCCGGGAGAGGCATCGATGCCGCCGCCGCCAGCATGCCGAGCCCCGTCGTCAACAACATGCGGCGACGATCCATATGCACAACCACCCATCGCTAGAAGCCGGAGCTCCGACTCGGCACGGTCCCCCCGGCCAACTCCCGCAAACGGTGTTATACAACCATGCGCGTAGACGGCGTGCATCCCACACCCTTGACTTAGAAGACGCGCACCCAATCGACCAGCATTTCCGCCGGGTAGGCGCCCGACGCGGGGTCGCCGCCGCCCGCACCGCCGACCGCGAGGTTGAGCATCGGAAACATCGTGTAGCCGACGTCGTTGAACGGCCACATCCGGATCGGGTCGTGCACATCCTGGATGCCGGTCGCCGGCACGCTGAAGTACGGTTCGGCGCCCTCGGCATAGTCTTCCCAGAACGACATGCCGCCCGTATTCCACGTCACCCGCCAGGTGTGCCAGGCGCCGTCGACCGCAATCGGGTGGGTCTCGAACGCGGTGCCGTCCGGGTTCGCGTGCACGGTGGTACCCGAGGGCCACTGCCCGTTGCCGTACCACTCCATCAGGTCGACTTCCCCGCTGCGACCGGGATCGTCATTGGACAACCACCAGGCGGGCCAGCAGCCGCCGGTGAGGCAGTTGAGTTTGATGCGCGCTTCCCAGGTGGACCCGATGCCGCCTCGCCAGGTGCCGCTCACCAGGCCGCCGAAGTAGCTGCCGCCATCCCGGGTGGCGCGCAGCACGAGGTTGGATTTGCCGTCGACGAACACGTTCTGCCGGCTGTCGCGGTACTGCCCGAAAAACTCGGGCCGGTCGAACCCGGTCGGATTGTGGATCGGCGTACGTTGGCTCGCCACAACCCATTTCGACGGATCGGGAGCCGAGCCGGCCGGGCCGTCGAACTCGTCGTGAAACAGGTACGCCCCGGACCGCGCCGGGGCGGCGCCCGCGGTGGGGACCGCCGCAGCCAGCGCACCGAATCCCGCCAGCATCATCATCCGGCGACGATCCATCTCAACCTTTCGCGCAAGGGGTGCCCGCAGCATAAAGCAGTTCCTTGAGCTGACTTTGCTGCTCGGCGGCGAGCCGGGTCAGAATTCGCTGTTCGGCCACCGCCACGGCCGCATCCGCGCGCTTCAGCACGGCTTTGCCCCGCCGCGTCAGCTGGGCCGGCATCGCACGCCCGGCCGGTGCCGAGGCGACACGGCTCAACACACCGCGGTCCTCGAGGCCATGCAGCACCTGGTTCATCGCCTGCGCGGAGACGTTGGTGCCACGAGCCAATTCCGCACTCGTGAGCCCGGGGCGGTTGGCCAAGATCCGCATGCAGACGAATTCGGGCAGGCCGAGTCCCAGCGGCTTCAGCTCCGCGGCGACCTGGGGCCGCAACGATGCCATCACTCGGTACAACAGGAAGCCCAAAGGCTCGTCATGGGAAGCACTCATGTTCACATGCTGGCATGCGCCACAACGTTCATCGCACCGAACCATCAACTTTGTTGACATTGCCAGAGTCGGTGGTATCAAGGAGGTTGATGGTCCGATATGAAAGGAATGACAAGGATGTCTGGTGACGGATTCTTCGGCGGCCCCGGTGGTTTCGGGGGCGGCTTCGGTGGTCCCGGCTTTGGCGGCTTCGGCTTCGGAGGCGGCCCGGGTGGTTTCGGGGGCGGTTGGGGCAAACACGGTTGGGGTCAGGGCGGACCCGGCGGTCCCGGTTTCGGTGGTGGTTTCGGTCCGGGCGGTCGCCCGCCGCTGAAGCGCGCCGCCTTTGTCACGGCGGCGCTGTTGCTCGACGGTCCGGCCGATGCGGCGCAGGTCGTCCAGCGGGTGTCCGACGCGACTGACGGCGCGATCACTCCCCCGCAGGAGATCGCGGAGCTGGCCATCGGCCTGCTCGCCGGCCGTGGCGTGGTGACGGTCGACAACGGCGTGGCGACGTTGACCGAGCTCGGCAACAACCTCTTGAAGTGGCGGGGCGTCAGCAGCGAGACCGCGCACGCTTTCCTGGCGCGCGCGGGTCAGTTCGGCGACGTGTTCAAGATTCGCAGGGAACTGTTCGAGATCGCGGGCCTGGCGCGCACGATCACCTGGACCGGCACCGACGAGCAGAAGCAACAGCTGGCCGAGTCGCGGACCAAGGTTCTCGAGGCGCTGCGCGAGGCCAAGAAGACGCTGCACCGCGTGCTCGGCGAGGACTAGCGCACGCAGTCCTCAGTCACAGTGCCCACAACAGCACCGTGCTGCGGAGGACACCCCTTTTGCCCGCCTCCGAGCGACAAGCCAGGACAGTATTCGACGGCGCAATTTGTCGCTCGGAGGCGGGCAAATTACACCTCCATCTCGGCGGAAACGGATGGGACGGATGTGACGCCGCCGTCGGCTCGTTAGGCCGTGGGCTCGCTGATCTTGACCAACGTCTTGCCGATGTTGGCACCGGTGAATAGCCCGTTGAGGGCGTCCACACAGGAGGCGATGCCGTCGAAAACGGTTTCGCGGTGCGCAAGCCGGCCTTCGGCCCCCCACTTGCGCAGCGCGGCGTGGGCCTCGTCGAAGCGGCCCCATTGGTCGAGCGCGTTAAATCCCTGCATCCGTGCGGTTTTCGACAGCAGGTTCACATAGTTGGCCGGCCCCGGGTGCTCCCCGGTCAAGTAGCTGGAGATGACGCCGCAGAGCACGACTCGTGCGTTGTTGGCGAGCCGGCCCAGCACCGCGTTGAGGATCGGGCCGCCGACGTTGTCGAAGTAGACGTCGACGCGTTTCGGGCAATGCTCCTTGAGCGCCGCCGCAATGTCGTCGTTCTTGTAGTCGATGCACGCGTCGAAGCCGAAGTCCTCGACTACGGCCCGGCATTTCTCCGGGCCGCCCGCGATGCCCACCACCCGGGCGCCGGCGATCTTGGCGATCTGTCCGGCAATCGATCCGGTGGCGCCCGCGGCAGCCGAGACGACCACGGTCTCTCCGGGCTGGGGCATG encodes:
- a CDS encoding glycoside hydrolase family 16 protein, which translates into the protein MLRAPLARKVEMDRRRMMMLAGFGALAAAVPTAGAAPARSGAYLFHDEFDGPAGSAPDPSKWVVASQRTPIHNPTGFDRPEFFGQYRDSRQNVFVDGKSNLVLRATRDGGSYFGGLVSGTWRGGIGSTWEARIKLNCLTGGCWPAWWLSNDDPGRSGEVDLMEWYGNGQWPSGTTVHANPDGTAFETHPIAVDGAWHTWRVTWNTGGMSFWEDYAEGAEPYFSVPATGIQDVHDPIRMWPFNDVGYTMFPMLNLAVGGAGGGDPASGAYPAEMLVDWVRVF
- a CDS encoding amidohydrolase family protein; translated protein: MARIHLGHIFHLAGSPLVSEAAHALVSIPQGALVVEDDGKIAFCGERAGVPLKYRSTPVTDHRPGFLLPGFVDTHVHFPQTYAGDSYNGGQLLEWLNHCIYPAEARFADRNFARRAAVEFCDRRIASGTTAAMVFGSPFPEAQDALFTETARRGLRIVGGRGIQTVGPQPAKPLMTSEDDAIRLAREEINKWHAADTGNVKTARLHVALVPRFAIAVTAETLKRLGDLYDSVRDRGVYFHTHLNENDRPGTGEVDTTKQIYQVDSYLDTYDGKFLPGSKVGGPTMLGRRSVLAHAVHCQDTELQRMSETGTSIAHCPVSQQFLGSGTMPWLRTVASGVNIAAGTDFGGGDEWPIPQVLATAFKAHISEPGDAGVSMHPAEMLFIGTLGGARALDMEDRFGNFDVGKEADFVVIDPNRTPALKAVITDGVRSDDPAMARDQTLFGLLMRTRETSIAGTYVQGRRL
- a CDS encoding MarR family winged helix-turn-helix transcriptional regulator; translated protein: MSASHDEPLGFLLYRVMASLRPQVAAELKPLGLGLPEFVCMRILANRPGLTSAELARGTNVSAQAMNQVLHGLEDRGVLSRVASAPAGRAMPAQLTRRGKAVLKRADAAVAVAEQRILTRLAAEQQSQLKELLYAAGTPCAKG
- a CDS encoding glycosyltransferase family 39 protein, which produces MSGRRVLDPLIVGVLATAVSLVGAGRPSFWYDEAATISAAYSRSLGQLWQMLRNVDAVHGLYYLLMHGWFQLFAPTEFWSRAPSGLAVGGAAAGVVVLGNQFSSRTVALAAGVICAVLPRATWAGIEARPYAVSMMAAVWLTVLFVYATRRSNAWVWAAYGVAQAVSVVFDVYLVLLVLVHFVFVCVFLRSRAVVTGFVVTSVLASGAVAPFLFVAAGQVHQISWVAPIGHRTIEDVTVQQYFERSPPFAVLSALVIALAIAMWRWTSTKLVAADRQLLILAVAWLVIPTALIVAWSAFFHPIYTPRYLCFTAPGIALVLGVCVGALAAKPWVAAAIVGLFAVAATPNYLRAQHNPYAKYGMDYSQVADLITAQAAPGDCLLINDTVTFMPAPMRPLMAARPDAYRKLVDLTLWQRATERRDVFDTNLIPEVVAQPLSQCRVVWIITQADESMPAHEQGSALPPGPRYGATPAFAVPHDLGFRLVERWQFNLVQVFKAQR
- a CDS encoding NADP-dependent oxidoreductase, producing MPDTPNRQILLRRRPTGLVALDDTELITAAAPVPADGEALLRTTYVGLDAAVRTWLNDQPGYLPPVQLGEVIRAAGIGEVVQTRCDAFAVGDVVTTLSGFQEYVIIRDDVFSTPVPSEDDQLAVMSVYGPTGATAYIGMVDVGMPQPGETVVVSAAAGATGSIAGQIAKIAGARVVGIAGGPEKCRAVVEDFGFDACIDYKNDDIAAALKEHCPKRVDVYFDNVGGPILNAVLGRLANNARVVLCGVISSYLTGEHPGPANYVNLLSKTARMQGFNALDQWGRFDEAHAALRKWGAEGRLAHRETVFDGIASCVDALNGLFTGANIGKTLVKISEPTA
- a CDS encoding glycoside hydrolase family 16 protein → MDRRRMLLTTGLGMLAAAASMPLPEALASPSAPAAPAAGPGGYIFADEFDGPAGSLPDPAKWTIQTWQDDVFPPVEGIYRADPQNVFQDGHSNLVLRATHDLLGNAYYSGKLRGNFRSMINQTWEAKIKLDCLTPGLWPSFWGVNEDPLPDGEVDIFEWYGNGAWAPGTTVHAASNGKTWEGKSIPGLVDGDWHTWRMYWGEKGFEFSRDGSEYFKVPNKPIHVAGNPPEDMRWPFNIPGYWMTPMFTLAVGGVGAGDPAAGVFPASMLVDYIRIW